Part of the Virgibacillus natechei genome is shown below.
CACTGGAGAATCCTATGTAGTTGAAGCTTCTCCAAGAAAAGTCGAAGTACGGAAATCCAATGTATGTACGAACCATTTTCATTTGCTGGACGCGGAAAATCGTTACCGTCAGGATGAAACACGTCATCGGGAAAAAAACATACAAAAGCAACAACAGCATGCTACGAACCCTTATGAAGCTTTCAAAGTGATGAACGATCCTGATTACGGCGTTTTTTCAAATAAATACGATGCAGCATCCGGGACGATTCACACGTCAACTTACTTTCCAAAAGAATTGAAAGCATGGTTCGTAATCGGTCCAGATCGGAAACCGGTAATTTTCGACTTTTCCAAGTGGCTTCGGGGTAACAATGTTAACATCAAACGGATTAAAGGCGAACTTGATTATCCATTGCCGTTTGTAAATATGGAATAGACATAATCTTTCATTCATTGAGGAATTACACTTCTATATAAACGGATTGGATAATTGTCCTTCTCCCCAGGTTCACGAAGCTCGTATTTGTATTAAATAGTTGAAATTATATAAACCAGAAGGAAGAAAAATAATAAAAATCCGAGCACGACCCCTATAACGATAGATAGAAAATATGTCTTCCATGTGTAGCCTTTCAAATCGGACTCTGAGGTAGCCTTATCAACTTTCCTGAAGTGCAGGAGAAGACTGATGTTAACTACAATAATAGCAGTTATGGCAACAGTAAACATGAAAATATAATCTAATTGAAATACAACATCTTCCGAATTCCAATGTAAATAATATTGCAAGAACATGAAAGCACTTAAGATAAAATTCCAAATATAGCCCGTTTTCCGCTGTTTGCGCCATTCTTTTCCCATTTTCTGTTTTTCATAGATTGCTACCTGTTCAAAAATAGAGATGAATCTTTTTGTGGATTCCCCCTTTAACAAACCTATAACTGCTTGCAACAGTAGAAAAACCCCAAGAAACAGAAATAGAACGGAAAGTGATACATCAAAAATAAGAATGATAAAGAAGAAGAGTATTAGAAATAGTAGTACCAGACCATTTGTAATAACTATTTGATTCGTTCTCATTCTTTTTAAAGCAATCGGCTCCATATACTTCTCCCTCCTGTTTATACGCATCATTATAGTGAATTAATTTATTTAATACTGTTGCTGTGTTTTGTGAATTTTTTTGGAATAAAATAAGCAATTGTGGCAGAAAGAAAAGCAATAAATAATGTATAAAAAAAGGAGCTACTTGAACTTCCTTGCATAACAACTTCGTCAGGTAAATTAGCGCTCATATTCCAGACCTCTTCTATATCTGGAGTATATGTAATTGTAAGAATAATTCCGGATAAAACTTGGAATAGTGAAAATAGTAATACAAAACTAATGGCAAAAATAATATAACTTTTCATTGTTAACACCCCTTGTTATTCTTTACGTTTGATTATCTTTTCTTCCATTACCCTGCTGCGCTGAACAAGCCCTGTTTTTCAAGAAGATCATTCCAATAATTTTGAGTCAGCTTCTGTTACGTATATCCATCGAATCTTAAAAAGAAGTACCATCATAATAGAATTTCCCTTAGAAATTATGTGGTTGCCATTTTACTGCAAAGTCAGACTCAGAGCAATATAATTTCTAGGTAATTCATTTCCCACCATTGTATTTCTCTGTATCTAAAAAAGACCTTTGGAGGATGATTATAATTAAAGATCAAACTTTTCATTTTCACACATGCGACGAATAGTTTGTTCACTTAATCCTAATCTTTTTGCAACTTCATTAGGCTTGTAGTATTATTTTTTACCACGTTCAATGCTAACAATGGGCTGTATAGGTTCTCTGCTTTGTTAGGCAGCTAATTCTTACTGCATCAGTGCAACTAAGTCTATCGCCATAAAACGATTGGCGATAAGCCAAGTTTTCTAAAAACCCTTATACTCTAAAGTGCAAGTCTTTGTGTAAAATAGTAGAAAGCAGCTTATAAAATATGCTAAGATAAAGAAATTCGCATAATTATACATACGTCAGTTGTTAGATGGGATTTGGAATTCCTATATAAGGAAATTCACACATGTCGGGCTATTGGGTTACATTTTTCGAATTGCTCCACATAGCAAGTCTGTCTTCCTCTGTAATTGTTCTGTCCGTCTGGTTGCAACACTACCATCTTCAGGAATCCCCTAGTGACCTCCATCGGTTTATAAATCACAATTCTGATTATACTTTATATTTCAAAGATAATGACTAATTGATAATATAAATAGTAATTGAGAATTAAACGTACCCTTTAATCCTTTTTTAAAATTTACCAATGTAACATTTGATCAAGCATGTCATAACAACTTTTCAAAAACAAAACAAAATGAAACAGCTATTCTTGACAATAATCATATTCCATGTGATTATTAGTATTGGATTAGAATTATTATAATTAGCCACAAAACGTAAAGTGTTATAAGTGGAGACGGTATGGTCAAACTAATTATGTATAAGTTCTAAAAAACCACTTAGGAGGAAGATTAATTATGTCTCAAATTGGAAAAGAATTACAACCATTTAAAGCACAAGCTTACAATAGCGGTAACGGTGAGTTTATCGAGATTACCGACGAATACTTAAAAGGACAGTGGAATATCGTTTGCTTTTACCCTGCAGACTTTTCATTCGTGTGTCCTACTGAACTTGAAGATCTTCAAAAACAATACGCAACCCTGAAAGACCTTGGCGTTGAAGTGTATTCCGTTTCAACAGATACACATTTCGTCCATAAGGCATGGCACGATCACTCAGATGCTATTAGCACTCTCGAATATATTATGATCGGTGACCCTTCACAAACAATTACCCGTAATTTCGATGTACTGGATGAAGAAGCAGGTCTTGCACAACGCGGTACATTCATCATTGATCCGGATGGTGTTATACAAGCAGCTGAGATTAATGCAGACGGCATCGGCCGTGATGCAAGTACACTTGTCGGCAAGGTTAAAGCGGCACAGTATGTACGCGAGAACCCAGGCGAAGTTTGCCCAGCAAATTGGGAAGAAGGTTCCGAAACACTTAAACCAAGCCTTGATCTTGTAGGTAAAATTTAAGGAGTGAATCAATCATGCTAGATAAAGAATTGAAGGCACAATTAGAGCAATATCTTCAAATGATGGAAGGCGATGTGCTACTCAAAGTAAGTGCTGGGTCTGACGATGTTTCCCGTGACATGACGGAACTAGTAGATGAGCTAGCTAGCATGTCATCTAAAATTAAGGTGGAGACTACTGAGCTTGAAAGAACACCGAGCTTTAGTGTAAATCGAGTCGGAGAAGACACTGGAGTAACTTTTGCTGGTATCCCGCTTGGACATGAATTCACTTCATTAGTATTGGCTCTCTTGCAAGTAAGTGGTAGACCGCCTAAAGTTGACCAGAAGTTAATCGACCAAATTAAAAACCTGGAAGGTAAACATCACTTTGAATCTTATATCAGCCTGACTTGCCAGAACTGTCCGGAAGTTGTACAGGCACTGAATATCATGAGTGTTTTAAACCCTAACATTTCACATACAATGATTGACGGTGCGGCATTTAAAGAAGAGGCAGAAAGCAAAAACATCATGGCAGTACCGACTGTGTTCCTGAATGGGGAATCATTTGGCGGCGGCCGAATGACAACAGAAGAAATCCTTGCCAAGATGGGCAGTGGACCAGATGCTTCCGAGTTTAAAGATAAAGATCCGTATGATGTACTCGTTATCGGAGGCGGACCAGCGAGCGCAAGTGCTGCAATCTATGCAGCTCGTAAAGGCATTCGTACAGGCATTGTTGCTGAGCGCTTCGGCGGTCAAGTCAACGACACAGCAGGTATTGAAAACTTTATCAGTGTCAAGCGTACCGAAGGCCCTAAATTCGTAGCAAGCCTTGAGGAACATGTGAAAGACTATGACATTGACGTGATGAACTTGCAGCGCGCCAAGCGTATAGAGAAAAAGGATATGGTCGAAATTGAACTGGAAAACGGTGCCGTTCTAAAAGGAAAATCCGTTATCCTTTCAACAGGTGCTCGTTGGCGTCAAATTGGCGTTCCTGGTGAGGAAGAATTCAGGAATAAAGGTGTAGCATACTGTCCGCACTGTGATGGACCGTTGTTTGAAGGAAAAGACGTCTCTGTTATTGGTGGAGGAAATTCAGGTATTGAGGCAGCAATTGACCTTGCAGGAATTGTAAAGCATGTAACCGTTCTTGAATTTGCGTCAGAGTTAAAAGCTGACTCTGTACTGCAGGACCGCCTTTTCAGTCTACCGAATGTCACTGTCCTGACAAATGCACAGACAAAAGAAATTACCGGAAAAGACAACGTAAATGGTATCACTTATACAGAGCGTGATACAGGAACAGAACACCATATTGAATTACAAGGCGTATTTGTCCAGATCGGCCTTCTGCCAAATACAAGTTGGTTAGGCGACACCGTTGAACGAAACAAATTCGGTGAGATCATTGTCGATAAAAATGGCGCAACAAACGTGCCTGGCGTGTTTGCTGCAGGAGACTGTACCGATGATCCGAACAAACAGATCATTATTTCTATGGGATCCGGCGCAAATGCAGCTCTAAGTTCATTCGATTACCTCATCCGAAATCAAGTGAAAGAACCAAGCTTAACCTAATACGAAGAATGTTTGAAAGTCACTGCGGTCCCTTACTGGTAGCGCAGTGACTTTTTATATAGATTTATTTTATCCAATGACGAAGAATACACCCTTTACAACTGCAGAGCTTATACACTATACCAGACACCATCCGCCTATAGATCGTTCACTTTTATTACAGCGTTACGTCTGCAGCAAATTCCCAAAAGAATTAACACAAATCAAGGCTCCACCTGCACTGGTGATTCCACTTGGGAAGGTGGTTGAACAGCTAATCTTCAAGCTAGCCGAAGAACGGAAGCTGCCCAATCATACTTATTTAACTGGTTTCCCCCATCCGTCCGGAGCAAATGTACATCGCGTAAAGCAATTCCAGCAACAAAAGCAGCAGCTTCGTGAAAAAGTGAAGGTGTGGGGTGATGGGAGAGAATGAAAATTGCTGGGCTAGGCAAATATGTTTGCCCCCTTCATTGATCGCATCAGATTCTGGTGCCTGGCCCAAGCAAAACCTTTTTCATAATTCTGCGGGCTTCATAGGTGAAAATTATTTCTTTAAATTATTATTTTTGATATATCTCTCAAAATCACCATCATCTGTATTTTTCTCTATTCGATGTTGATTAAATGTTTCATAATCCTGAATGGCTATCTTCTCAGCAACAGATTTCGAAACCTTTCCAGGATTACGAAGGATTTCACGTTCATCGAAATCTAAGAACGCATCAATTCTTTCCTTCCAGTCTTTCATATACATTGGCCTTTTTCGTTCTGCTTGATCTTCTGCATAGTCTAAATACCTTGTAACAATACGATTGAGAGACCTTAGTTCCTTTTCAGTTAGGTAATTTTTGGCGGTAGTTACATCGCTTTTACGTAGTTTATCACCCTTCCAAGATGTGAGTCCCATATTTTTATCTTCTGCATTTGCTCTATCTGCTATAAGCTCAGCAGCGGTTTGACCATGTATTGCGAAGTGAAGTTTATTTTGAACAGTAGCAAAAAAATCCCCAGTGATTTCTGCTTTTGAATCATAGTCTACGGCAGTCGCATATATGCCAGTAATCTTTTGATAGAACCGCTTCTCTGATGCGCGAATATCACGAATTCGCTCAAGTAATTCGTCGAAGTAATCTTGTCCGAAGTTCCTCATTTCTTTCAAACGGTTATCATCCATTGTAAACCCTTTAATAAGATATTCATTCAAACGGTCGGTAGCCCACTGACGAAACTGTGTACCCCGGTGAGAACGAACTCGGTAGCCGATTGCGATAATCATTTCGAGGTTGTAAAATGACACTTCGCGTTCAATCTCTCTTTTGCCTTCCGTTTGAAC
Proteins encoded:
- the ahpC gene encoding alkyl hydroperoxide reductase subunit C, giving the protein MSQIGKELQPFKAQAYNSGNGEFIEITDEYLKGQWNIVCFYPADFSFVCPTELEDLQKQYATLKDLGVEVYSVSTDTHFVHKAWHDHSDAISTLEYIMIGDPSQTITRNFDVLDEEAGLAQRGTFIIDPDGVIQAAEINADGIGRDASTLVGKVKAAQYVRENPGEVCPANWEEGSETLKPSLDLVGKI
- the ahpF gene encoding alkyl hydroperoxide reductase subunit F, translated to MLDKELKAQLEQYLQMMEGDVLLKVSAGSDDVSRDMTELVDELASMSSKIKVETTELERTPSFSVNRVGEDTGVTFAGIPLGHEFTSLVLALLQVSGRPPKVDQKLIDQIKNLEGKHHFESYISLTCQNCPEVVQALNIMSVLNPNISHTMIDGAAFKEEAESKNIMAVPTVFLNGESFGGGRMTTEEILAKMGSGPDASEFKDKDPYDVLVIGGGPASASAAIYAARKGIRTGIVAERFGGQVNDTAGIENFISVKRTEGPKFVASLEEHVKDYDIDVMNLQRAKRIEKKDMVEIELENGAVLKGKSVILSTGARWRQIGVPGEEEFRNKGVAYCPHCDGPLFEGKDVSVIGGGNSGIEAAIDLAGIVKHVTVLEFASELKADSVLQDRLFSLPNVTVLTNAQTKEITGKDNVNGITYTERDTGTEHHIELQGVFVQIGLLPNTSWLGDTVERNKFGEIIVDKNGATNVPGVFAAGDCTDDPNKQIIISMGSGANAALSSFDYLIRNQVKEPSLT
- a CDS encoding virulence RhuM family protein, with product MQNETDILIYQTEDGNTKIDVRLENETVWMTQKAIAELFQKGVNTINEHIKNIYAEGELHESASIRKNRIVQTEGKREIEREVSFYNLEMIIAIGYRVRSHRGTQFRQWATDRLNEYLIKGFTMDDNRLKEMRNFGQDYFDELLERIRDIRASEKRFYQKITGIYATAVDYDSKAEITGDFFATVQNKLHFAIHGQTAAELIADRANAEDKNMGLTSWKGDKLRKSDVTTAKNYLTEKELRSLNRIVTRYLDYAEDQAERKRPMYMKDWKERIDAFLDFDEREILRNPGKVSKSVAEKIAIQDYETFNQHRIEKNTDDGDFERYIKNNNLKK